A genomic stretch from Candidatus Thiothrix anitrata includes:
- the tadA gene encoding tRNA adenosine(34) deaminase TadA, translating to MRYALTLAAKAAAQGEVPVGAVIIRDGVVLGEGWNQPITLHDPSAHAEMLAMRAAGVAAGNYRLPDTTLYVTLEPCPMCVGAMIHARIARVVFGAFDPKTGAAGSAFDLLTDQRHNHRVSVSGGVLSEECAETLRAFFRARRQALATTPQRS from the coding sequence ATGCGCTACGCCTTAACGTTAGCCGCTAAAGCTGCTGCGCAAGGTGAAGTGCCGGTGGGCGCGGTGATCATTCGTGACGGGGTGGTGCTGGGTGAAGGTTGGAATCAGCCTATTACCTTGCACGACCCTTCGGCACACGCGGAAATGCTGGCAATGCGTGCGGCGGGTGTGGCGGCAGGGAATTACCGTTTGCCGGACACGACCTTGTACGTGACCTTAGAGCCTTGCCCGATGTGTGTGGGGGCAATGATTCATGCGCGGATTGCACGGGTAGTGTTTGGAGCTTTTGACCCGAAAACGGGGGCGGCGGGGAGTGCCTTTGATTTATTGACAGATCAGCGTCACAACCACCGGGTTAGTGTATCCGGTGGTGTGTTGAGCGAGGAATGCGCGGAAACCTTACGGGCTTTTTTCCGCGCACGCCGTCAGGCTTTAGCGACCACCCCGCAACGCAGCTAA